The sequence below is a genomic window from Terriglobales bacterium.
CAAAACAACCCGGAGCGGGGAGCGGGACGGCCGAGAACGGCGCGGCGCCGGTGATCGCGCCGGGCTACAGCTTCGGCTCGGTCACCGACCAGATCAGCTCGCTGGTGCTGACCCGCAAGACCACGCTGGGGTGGCTGCTGGGCTTCGCCATCGGCTTCGCGCTGGTGATGGTGCTGCTGATGGCCACCGGCTACCTCTTCCTGCGCGGGGTGGGGATCTGGGGCATCGACGTGCCGGTGGCGTGGGGCTTCGCCATCGTCAACTTCGTGTGGTGGATCGGCATCGGGCACGCGGGCACGCTCATCTCCGCCATCCTGCTGCTGCTGCGGCAGAGCTGGCGCAACTCCATCAACCGCTTCGCTGAGGCCATGACCTTGTTCGCGGTGGCCTGCGCCGGCCTCTTCCCGCTGCTCCACCTGGGGCGCCCGTGGCTGTTCTACTGGCTCTTCCCTTATCCCAGCAGCATGGGAGTATGGCCGAACTTCCGCAGCCCGCTGGTGTGGGACGTGTTCGCGGTCTCGACGTATTTCACGGTCTCGCTGATGTTCTGGTTCGTGGGCCTGATCCCCGACCTGGCCACGCTGCGCGACCGCTCCCAGAACCGCTGGGCGCGGATGGTGTACGGCTTCCTGGCCATGGGCTGGCGGGGCTCGGCGCGCCACTGGAAGCGCTACGACGACGCCTACCTGCTGCTGGCCGGGCTGGCCACGCCGCTGGTGATCTCGGTGCACACCGTGGTCAGCTTCGACTTCGCGGTGGCCATCCTGCCGGGCTGGCACACCACCATCTTCCCGCCCTACTTCGTGGCCGGAGCCATCTACTCCGGCTTCGCCATGGTGCTGGTGTTGGCCATCCCCATCCGCAAGGTGTACGGGCTGGAAGGGCTGATCACCATGCGCCACCTGGAGAACTCGGCCAAGGTGATGCTGGCCACCGGGCTGATCGTGGCCTACGGCTACGCAGTGGAAGCCTTCATGGCCTGGTACAGCGGCAATCCCTACGACCTTTATATGACCGTGAACCGGGCGCTGGGGCCCTACCGGGTGCTGTACTGGCTGCTGATCGCGTGCAACATCGTGATCCCGCAGGCGCTGTGGGTGAAGAAGGTGCGCACCCGGCCGCTGCTGCTCTTCCTGGTCTCGCTGGTGGTGCTGCTGGGGATGTGGCTGGAGCGCTTCGTGATCGTGGTCATCAGCCTGCACCGCGACTACCTCCCGTCCTCCTGGGGCATGTACTACCCGACCATCTGGGATCTCGCCACCTTCTTCGGAACCATCGGGTTGTTCGTGGCCTGC
It includes:
- the nrfD gene encoding NrfD/PsrC family molybdoenzyme membrane anchor subunit, with amino-acid sequence MAEPKQPGAGSGTAENGAAPVIAPGYSFGSVTDQISSLVLTRKTTLGWLLGFAIGFALVMVLLMATGYLFLRGVGIWGIDVPVAWGFAIVNFVWWIGIGHAGTLISAILLLLRQSWRNSINRFAEAMTLFAVACAGLFPLLHLGRPWLFYWLFPYPSSMGVWPNFRSPLVWDVFAVSTYFTVSLMFWFVGLIPDLATLRDRSQNRWARMVYGFLAMGWRGSARHWKRYDDAYLLLAGLATPLVISVHTVVSFDFAVAILPGWHTTIFPPYFVAGAIYSGFAMVLVLAIPIRKVYGLEGLITMRHLENSAKVMLATGLIVAYGYAVEAFMAWYSGNPYDLYMTVNRALGPYRVLYWLLIACNIVIPQALWVKKVRTRPLLLFLVSLVVLLGMWLERFVIVVISLHRDYLPSSWGMYYPTIWDLATFFGTIGLFVACMYLFIRFLPMISIFEMRTLLPEAKVEAGD